Proteins from a single region of Parasedimentitalea psychrophila:
- a CDS encoding DUF1150 family protein, producing MQRTREHSESQSRAAYVKTVDVADLPEEMQKGGKGRSHLYALHDAEGKQLAVVAERHMAFVLARQNDYVPVPVH from the coding sequence ATGCAGCGAACACGTGAACACAGCGAGTCTCAATCGCGCGCAGCCTATGTGAAAACCGTCGATGTCGCCGATCTGCCCGAAGAGATGCAGAAGGGTGGCAAGGGGCGCAGCCATCTTTATGCGTTGCACGACGCCGAGGGCAAGCAACTGGCCGTGGTTGCCGAGCGCCACATGGCCTTTGTGCTGGCGCGTCAGAACGATTATGTGCCGGTTCCGGTCCACTGA